Proteins encoded by one window of Vigna radiata var. radiata cultivar VC1973A chromosome 5, Vradiata_ver6, whole genome shotgun sequence:
- the LOC106760000 gene encoding uncharacterized protein LOC106760000 isoform X2, with translation MSGQSQSCLSNGTERSRMHWTPLMERYFIDLMLEHLQIGNRVGHTFNKQAWTDMLTSFNANFGSQFDKDVLKTRYTNLWKQFNDVKSLLSQFGFSWDAARQMVVADDDSVWDAYLKSHPDTRCYRTKPVLNFDDLCVIYGNAVADGRYSLSSHDVRLDDKLQGLHLVDGTGTVAVPSSDRTRTDWTASMDQFFIELMVDQLSRGNRVDNGFNKKAWTDMLAIFNTKFGCQHGRRVLKNRFKKLLKYYRDITNLVKQGFSWNEQQQMLLADDDIWDSYVKAHPYARIYRSKTLPNYRDLELIFRNVSENEISNLQPEKNHEDVISEETKDGLKISGELSSYLCDHFPEGELKGSRNPSGTDRTRTYWTPPMDRCLINLLLDQVKHGNRLGQTFISQAWNDMITSFNEQFNSQYDKDVLKNRYKHLRKQFNDVDHLLQHDGFSWDDTREMIDAEDRVWDSYTKAHPEARSLRVKTLPDYGKLCIIFGAKGEQKTGVFSNYDAGSTIEWTESMERRFVDVMIEQVNNGNGIENLFNEEAWMHLAQTFNGRWGLQYAKKVLMDQYLCLMKKHDDICNILSHSEFAWNETLQTIIADDDVWDAYIKDHPDAISYKNKCLYLFHDLCKIFGNKVMEISNVKASNLEQLHLMEEDDFTIDMGLNETSEDLVDIINVDISEQDLGKGRENDGEESFGNLVVSGSNEIDIDAVETNGNLDVASNNEISNQDREKPMTHHVRKRPGTMMSRDSTLPKKKLRMKEALSEMASAVNALMNKRENSNSSFEDALNVLQAMPDIDEELVMDASDLLEDETKAKIFLALDISLRKKWLLRKLR, from the exons ATGAGTGGCCAAAGCCAAAGTTGTTTAAGCAATGGAACCGAACGATCAAGGATGCATTGGACTCCATTGATGGAACGCTACTTCATTGATCTCATGTTGGAGCATTTGCAGATAGGGAACAGGGTTGGCCACACTTTTAACAAACAAGCTTGGACAGACATGCTCACCTCGTTCAATGCTAACTTTGGTTCACAGTTCGACAAAGATGTCCTGAAAACTCGGTATACCAATTTGTGGAAGCAGTTCAATGATGTCAAGAGTCTTCTTTCTCAATTCGGTTTTTCTTGGGATGCTGCCCGGCAAATGGTTGTGGCTGATGATGATTCTGTTTGGGATGCTTATTTGAAATCTCACCCTGATACTAGATGCTACAGGACAAAACCAGTGTTGAACTTTGATGATTTGTGTGTCATATATGGCAACGCTGTTGCTGACGGAAGATATAGTTTATCTAGCCATGATGTACGCCTTGATGATAAATTGCAAGGACTGCATTTGG TTGATGGGACAGGAACCGTTGCTGTACCAAGTTCTGATCGTACCAGGACGGATTGGACTGCTTCTATGGACCAGTTTTTTATAGAGCTTATGGTTGATCAGTTGAGCAGGGGCAATCGAGTGGACAATGGATTCAATAAAAAAGCTTGGACAGATATGCTAGCCATTTTCAATACTAAGTTTGGATGTCAGCATGGTAGAAGGGTTTTAAAGAATCGGTTCAAGAAACTGTTGAAATACTACCGTGATATAACAAATCTTGTAAAACAAGGCTTTTCGTGGAATGAACAACAACAAATGCTTTTAGCTGATGATGATATCTGGGATTCTTATGTCAAG GCACATCCGTATGCACGAATATATAGATCGAAAACTTTGCCAAACTATCGTGATTTAGAATTAATATTCAGAAACGTGTCTGAAAATGAGATCAGTAATCTGCAACCGGAGAAAAATCACGAAGATGTCATATCAGAAGAAACAAAGGACG GCCTTAAGATCTCTGGAGAACTTAGTAGTTACCTCTGTGATCATTTCCCTGAAGGTGAACTAAAAGGAAGTCGCAACCCGAGCGGCACTGACCGAACTAGAACATATTGGACACCCCCAATGGACAGATGCCTCATTAACTTGTTATTGGACCAAGTCAAACATGGAAATAGACTTGGGCAGACATTCATTTCCCAGGCTTGGAATGACATGATTACATCTTTCAATGAACAATTCAATTCTCAATATGACAAAGATGTTCTGAAGAATCGTTACAAACATTTGAGGAAACAGTTCAATGATGTAGACCATCTTCTTCAGCATGATGGGTTCTCATGGGATGATACAAGAGAAATGATTGATGCAGAGGATCGTGTTTGGGATTCATATACTAAG GCACACCCTGAAGCTCGATCACTTAGAGTTAAAACCTTGCCTGACTATGGGAAATTGTGTATAATATTTGGAGCGAAAG GTGAACAGAAGACTGGCGTTTTCTCAAATTATGATGCTGGTTCCACAATAGAGTGGACAGAATCAATGGAACGCCGTTTTGTTGACGTTATGATTGAGCAAGTAAATAATGGAAATGGGATTGAAAATCTATTCAATGAGGAAGCTTGGATGCATTTGGCCCAAACATTCAACGGTAGATGGGGACTCCAATATGCTAAGAAGGTTCTAATGGATCAATATTTATGCTTGATGAAGAAACATGATGACATCTGCAACATTCTGAGTCACAGTGAGTTTGCATGGAATGAAACCCTACAAACAATAATTGCTGATGATGATGTCTGGGATGCATATATTAAG GATCACCCAGATGCTATCTCATATAAAAACAAGTGTTTGTATCTTTTCCATGATTTATGCAAGATTTTCGGAAACAAAGTAATGGAAATATCAAATGTCAAAGCGAGTAATCTGGAGCAGCTTCACTTGATGGAAGAAGATGATTTTACCATCGACATGGGTTTGAATGAAACATCTGAAGATTTGGTTGATATCATCAATGTTGACATATCAGAGCAAGATCTGGGAAAGGGAAGGGAAAATGATGGTGAGGAATCATTTGGGAATTTGGTGGTGAGTGGCAGCAATGAAATTGATATCGATGCCGTTGAAACAAATGGAAATTTAGATGTGGCTAGTAACAATGAAATATCGAACCAAGACAGAGAAAAACCAATGACACACCATGTGAGGAAAAGGCCTGGTACGATGATGTCTAGAGACTCAACACTTCCCAAAAAGAAGCTGCGAATGAAAGAAGCTTTGTCTGAGATGGCTAGTGCTGTGAATGCACTGATGAATAAGAGAGAGAACAGCAATTCATCATTTGAAGATGCTTTGAATGTTCTTCAGGCTATGCCTGACATAGATGAGGAGTTAGTAATGGATGCTTCTGATCTGTTGGAAGATGAGACGAAGGCAAAGATATTTTTAGCTTTGGACATCTCTTTGAGAAAGAAGTGGTTGCTTAGAAAGCTTCGATAG
- the LOC106760000 gene encoding uncharacterized protein LOC106760000 isoform X3, whose translation MSGQSQSCLSNGTERSRMHWTPLMERYFIDLMLEHLQIGNRVGHTFNKQAWTDMLTSFNANFGSQFDKDVLKTRYTNLWKQFNDVKSLLSQFGFSWDAARQMVVADDDSVWDAYLKSHPDTRCYRTKPVLNFDDLCVIYGNAVADGRYSLSSHDVRLDDKLQGLHLVDGTGTVAVPSSDRTRTDWTASMDQFFIELMVDQLSRGNRVDNGFNKKAWTDMLAIFNTKFGCQHGRRVLKNRFKKLLKYYRDITNLVKQGFSWNEQQQMLLADDDIWDSYVKAHPYARIYRSKTLPNYRDLELIFRNVSENEISNLQPEKNHEDVISEETKDGELKGSRNPSGTDRTRTYWTPPMDRCLINLLLDQVKHGNRLGQTFISQAWNDMITSFNEQFNSQYDKDVLKNRYKHLRKQFNDVDHLLQHDGFSWDDTREMIDAEDRVWDSYTKAHPEARSLRVKTLPDYGKLCIIFGAKGEQKTGVFSNYDAGSTIEWTESMERRFVDVMIEQVNNGNGIENLFNEEAWMHLAQTFNGRWGLQYAKKVLMDQYLCLMKKHDDICNILSHSEFAWNETLQTIIADDDVWDAYIKDHPDAISYKNKCLYLFHDLCKIFGNKVMEISNVKASNLEQLHLMEEDDFTIDMGLNETSEDLVDIINVDISEQDLGKGRENDGEESFGNLVVSGSNEIDIDAVETNGNLDVASNNEISNQDREKPMTHHVRKRPGTMMSRDSTLPKKKLRMKEALSEMASAVNALMNKRENSNSSFEDALNVLQAMPDIDEELVMDASDLLEDETKAKIFLALDISLRKKWLLRKLR comes from the exons ATGAGTGGCCAAAGCCAAAGTTGTTTAAGCAATGGAACCGAACGATCAAGGATGCATTGGACTCCATTGATGGAACGCTACTTCATTGATCTCATGTTGGAGCATTTGCAGATAGGGAACAGGGTTGGCCACACTTTTAACAAACAAGCTTGGACAGACATGCTCACCTCGTTCAATGCTAACTTTGGTTCACAGTTCGACAAAGATGTCCTGAAAACTCGGTATACCAATTTGTGGAAGCAGTTCAATGATGTCAAGAGTCTTCTTTCTCAATTCGGTTTTTCTTGGGATGCTGCCCGGCAAATGGTTGTGGCTGATGATGATTCTGTTTGGGATGCTTATTTGAAATCTCACCCTGATACTAGATGCTACAGGACAAAACCAGTGTTGAACTTTGATGATTTGTGTGTCATATATGGCAACGCTGTTGCTGACGGAAGATATAGTTTATCTAGCCATGATGTACGCCTTGATGATAAATTGCAAGGACTGCATTTGG TTGATGGGACAGGAACCGTTGCTGTACCAAGTTCTGATCGTACCAGGACGGATTGGACTGCTTCTATGGACCAGTTTTTTATAGAGCTTATGGTTGATCAGTTGAGCAGGGGCAATCGAGTGGACAATGGATTCAATAAAAAAGCTTGGACAGATATGCTAGCCATTTTCAATACTAAGTTTGGATGTCAGCATGGTAGAAGGGTTTTAAAGAATCGGTTCAAGAAACTGTTGAAATACTACCGTGATATAACAAATCTTGTAAAACAAGGCTTTTCGTGGAATGAACAACAACAAATGCTTTTAGCTGATGATGATATCTGGGATTCTTATGTCAAG GCACATCCGTATGCACGAATATATAGATCGAAAACTTTGCCAAACTATCGTGATTTAGAATTAATATTCAGAAACGTGTCTGAAAATGAGATCAGTAATCTGCAACCGGAGAAAAATCACGAAGATGTCATATCAGAAGAAACAAAGGACG GTGAACTAAAAGGAAGTCGCAACCCGAGCGGCACTGACCGAACTAGAACATATTGGACACCCCCAATGGACAGATGCCTCATTAACTTGTTATTGGACCAAGTCAAACATGGAAATAGACTTGGGCAGACATTCATTTCCCAGGCTTGGAATGACATGATTACATCTTTCAATGAACAATTCAATTCTCAATATGACAAAGATGTTCTGAAGAATCGTTACAAACATTTGAGGAAACAGTTCAATGATGTAGACCATCTTCTTCAGCATGATGGGTTCTCATGGGATGATACAAGAGAAATGATTGATGCAGAGGATCGTGTTTGGGATTCATATACTAAG GCACACCCTGAAGCTCGATCACTTAGAGTTAAAACCTTGCCTGACTATGGGAAATTGTGTATAATATTTGGAGCGAAAG GTGAACAGAAGACTGGCGTTTTCTCAAATTATGATGCTGGTTCCACAATAGAGTGGACAGAATCAATGGAACGCCGTTTTGTTGACGTTATGATTGAGCAAGTAAATAATGGAAATGGGATTGAAAATCTATTCAATGAGGAAGCTTGGATGCATTTGGCCCAAACATTCAACGGTAGATGGGGACTCCAATATGCTAAGAAGGTTCTAATGGATCAATATTTATGCTTGATGAAGAAACATGATGACATCTGCAACATTCTGAGTCACAGTGAGTTTGCATGGAATGAAACCCTACAAACAATAATTGCTGATGATGATGTCTGGGATGCATATATTAAG GATCACCCAGATGCTATCTCATATAAAAACAAGTGTTTGTATCTTTTCCATGATTTATGCAAGATTTTCGGAAACAAAGTAATGGAAATATCAAATGTCAAAGCGAGTAATCTGGAGCAGCTTCACTTGATGGAAGAAGATGATTTTACCATCGACATGGGTTTGAATGAAACATCTGAAGATTTGGTTGATATCATCAATGTTGACATATCAGAGCAAGATCTGGGAAAGGGAAGGGAAAATGATGGTGAGGAATCATTTGGGAATTTGGTGGTGAGTGGCAGCAATGAAATTGATATCGATGCCGTTGAAACAAATGGAAATTTAGATGTGGCTAGTAACAATGAAATATCGAACCAAGACAGAGAAAAACCAATGACACACCATGTGAGGAAAAGGCCTGGTACGATGATGTCTAGAGACTCAACACTTCCCAAAAAGAAGCTGCGAATGAAAGAAGCTTTGTCTGAGATGGCTAGTGCTGTGAATGCACTGATGAATAAGAGAGAGAACAGCAATTCATCATTTGAAGATGCTTTGAATGTTCTTCAGGCTATGCCTGACATAGATGAGGAGTTAGTAATGGATGCTTCTGATCTGTTGGAAGATGAGACGAAGGCAAAGATATTTTTAGCTTTGGACATCTCTTTGAGAAAGAAGTGGTTGCTTAGAAAGCTTCGATAG
- the LOC106760000 gene encoding uncharacterized protein LOC106760000 isoform X1, whose translation MSGQSQSCLSNGTERSRMHWTPLMERYFIDLMLEHLQIGNRVGHTFNKQAWTDMLTSFNANFGSQFDKDVLKTRYTNLWKQFNDVKSLLSQFGFSWDAARQMVVADDDSVWDAYLKSHPDTRCYRTKPVLNFDDLCVIYGNAVADGRYSLSSHDVRLDDKLQGLHLVDGTGTVAVPSSDRTRTDWTASMDQFFIELMVDQLSRGNRVDNGFNKKAWTDMLAIFNTKFGCQHGRRVLKNRFKKLLKYYRDITNLVKQGFSWNEQQQMLLADDDIWDSYVKAHPYARIYRSKTLPNYRDLELIFRNVSENEISNLQPEKNHEDVISEETKDGVYQWKAFITLFNLLRCFPAFSKTKLTICSISVMQKPNEESSYILSFYGGELKGSRNPSGTDRTRTYWTPPMDRCLINLLLDQVKHGNRLGQTFISQAWNDMITSFNEQFNSQYDKDVLKNRYKHLRKQFNDVDHLLQHDGFSWDDTREMIDAEDRVWDSYTKAHPEARSLRVKTLPDYGKLCIIFGAKGEQKTGVFSNYDAGSTIEWTESMERRFVDVMIEQVNNGNGIENLFNEEAWMHLAQTFNGRWGLQYAKKVLMDQYLCLMKKHDDICNILSHSEFAWNETLQTIIADDDVWDAYIKDHPDAISYKNKCLYLFHDLCKIFGNKVMEISNVKASNLEQLHLMEEDDFTIDMGLNETSEDLVDIINVDISEQDLGKGRENDGEESFGNLVVSGSNEIDIDAVETNGNLDVASNNEISNQDREKPMTHHVRKRPGTMMSRDSTLPKKKLRMKEALSEMASAVNALMNKRENSNSSFEDALNVLQAMPDIDEELVMDASDLLEDETKAKIFLALDISLRKKWLLRKLR comes from the exons ATGAGTGGCCAAAGCCAAAGTTGTTTAAGCAATGGAACCGAACGATCAAGGATGCATTGGACTCCATTGATGGAACGCTACTTCATTGATCTCATGTTGGAGCATTTGCAGATAGGGAACAGGGTTGGCCACACTTTTAACAAACAAGCTTGGACAGACATGCTCACCTCGTTCAATGCTAACTTTGGTTCACAGTTCGACAAAGATGTCCTGAAAACTCGGTATACCAATTTGTGGAAGCAGTTCAATGATGTCAAGAGTCTTCTTTCTCAATTCGGTTTTTCTTGGGATGCTGCCCGGCAAATGGTTGTGGCTGATGATGATTCTGTTTGGGATGCTTATTTGAAATCTCACCCTGATACTAGATGCTACAGGACAAAACCAGTGTTGAACTTTGATGATTTGTGTGTCATATATGGCAACGCTGTTGCTGACGGAAGATATAGTTTATCTAGCCATGATGTACGCCTTGATGATAAATTGCAAGGACTGCATTTGG TTGATGGGACAGGAACCGTTGCTGTACCAAGTTCTGATCGTACCAGGACGGATTGGACTGCTTCTATGGACCAGTTTTTTATAGAGCTTATGGTTGATCAGTTGAGCAGGGGCAATCGAGTGGACAATGGATTCAATAAAAAAGCTTGGACAGATATGCTAGCCATTTTCAATACTAAGTTTGGATGTCAGCATGGTAGAAGGGTTTTAAAGAATCGGTTCAAGAAACTGTTGAAATACTACCGTGATATAACAAATCTTGTAAAACAAGGCTTTTCGTGGAATGAACAACAACAAATGCTTTTAGCTGATGATGATATCTGGGATTCTTATGTCAAG GCACATCCGTATGCACGAATATATAGATCGAAAACTTTGCCAAACTATCGTGATTTAGAATTAATATTCAGAAACGTGTCTGAAAATGAGATCAGTAATCTGCAACCGGAGAAAAATCACGAAGATGTCATATCAGAAGAAACAAAGGACGGTGTGTATCAATGGAAAGCTTTCATCACCCTGTTCAACTTATTACGTTGTTTTCCTGcattttctaaaacaaaattaacaatttgCTCCATATCGGTCATGCAAAAACCTAATGAAGAATCGTCCTATATATTATCCTTCTACGGAG GTGAACTAAAAGGAAGTCGCAACCCGAGCGGCACTGACCGAACTAGAACATATTGGACACCCCCAATGGACAGATGCCTCATTAACTTGTTATTGGACCAAGTCAAACATGGAAATAGACTTGGGCAGACATTCATTTCCCAGGCTTGGAATGACATGATTACATCTTTCAATGAACAATTCAATTCTCAATATGACAAAGATGTTCTGAAGAATCGTTACAAACATTTGAGGAAACAGTTCAATGATGTAGACCATCTTCTTCAGCATGATGGGTTCTCATGGGATGATACAAGAGAAATGATTGATGCAGAGGATCGTGTTTGGGATTCATATACTAAG GCACACCCTGAAGCTCGATCACTTAGAGTTAAAACCTTGCCTGACTATGGGAAATTGTGTATAATATTTGGAGCGAAAG GTGAACAGAAGACTGGCGTTTTCTCAAATTATGATGCTGGTTCCACAATAGAGTGGACAGAATCAATGGAACGCCGTTTTGTTGACGTTATGATTGAGCAAGTAAATAATGGAAATGGGATTGAAAATCTATTCAATGAGGAAGCTTGGATGCATTTGGCCCAAACATTCAACGGTAGATGGGGACTCCAATATGCTAAGAAGGTTCTAATGGATCAATATTTATGCTTGATGAAGAAACATGATGACATCTGCAACATTCTGAGTCACAGTGAGTTTGCATGGAATGAAACCCTACAAACAATAATTGCTGATGATGATGTCTGGGATGCATATATTAAG GATCACCCAGATGCTATCTCATATAAAAACAAGTGTTTGTATCTTTTCCATGATTTATGCAAGATTTTCGGAAACAAAGTAATGGAAATATCAAATGTCAAAGCGAGTAATCTGGAGCAGCTTCACTTGATGGAAGAAGATGATTTTACCATCGACATGGGTTTGAATGAAACATCTGAAGATTTGGTTGATATCATCAATGTTGACATATCAGAGCAAGATCTGGGAAAGGGAAGGGAAAATGATGGTGAGGAATCATTTGGGAATTTGGTGGTGAGTGGCAGCAATGAAATTGATATCGATGCCGTTGAAACAAATGGAAATTTAGATGTGGCTAGTAACAATGAAATATCGAACCAAGACAGAGAAAAACCAATGACACACCATGTGAGGAAAAGGCCTGGTACGATGATGTCTAGAGACTCAACACTTCCCAAAAAGAAGCTGCGAATGAAAGAAGCTTTGTCTGAGATGGCTAGTGCTGTGAATGCACTGATGAATAAGAGAGAGAACAGCAATTCATCATTTGAAGATGCTTTGAATGTTCTTCAGGCTATGCCTGACATAGATGAGGAGTTAGTAATGGATGCTTCTGATCTGTTGGAAGATGAGACGAAGGCAAAGATATTTTTAGCTTTGGACATCTCTTTGAGAAAGAAGTGGTTGCTTAGAAAGCTTCGATAG
- the LOC106761144 gene encoding probable steroid-binding protein 3 codes for MDLTPHQLSQYNGTDPSKPIYVAVKGRVYDVTTGKSFYGPGGAYAMFAGKDASRALAKMSKNDEDISPSLDGLSEKEIGVLNDWENKFQAKYPVVGRVIN; via the coding sequence ATGGACCTCACGCCGCACCAGCTCAGCCAGTACAACGGCACCGACCCCTCCAAGCCCATCTACGTCGCCGTGAAGGGCCGCGTCTACGACGTCACCACCGGAAAATCCTTCTACGGTCCCGGCGGTGCCTACGCCATGTTCGCCGGCAAGGACGCCAGCAGAGCCCTCGCCAAGATGAGCAAGAACGACGAAGACATCTCCCCCTCACTCGACGGCCTCTCCGAAAAGGAGATCGGAGTTCTCAACGATTGGGAGAACAAGTTTCAAGCTAAGTACCCTGTTGTTGGTCGCGTTATCAATTGA
- the LOC106761396 gene encoding uncharacterized protein LOC106761396, whose translation MSRCVYCSTASAVIHKSLSKSSTQFPIPKNAVTVNRNSRLRVHVSMVDSSSSDFAKRIERAWLISKQPRPIVCSSCDSKGHIECKWCAGTGFFIIGDNMLCEVPSRNTTCIICTGKGSMCCSDCQGTGFRAKWLGEPPTS comes from the exons ATGAGTAGGTGCGTCTATTGCAGCACCGCTTCTGCAGTGATTCACAAGAGTTTGTCGAAATCTTCAACTCAATTTCCAATTCCTAAGAATGCTGTAACGGTCAACAGAAATTCTCGCTTGCGCGTCCACGTTTCTATGGTGGACTCCTCCTCTTCTGATTTCGCCAAGCGCATCGAACGAGCCTGGTTAATTTCCAAG CAACCAAGGCCAATCGTGTGTTCATCTTGCGACTCAAAAGGGCATATCGAATGTAAATGGTGTGCGGGTACTGGTTTTTTTATCATTGGTGATAATATGCTTTGCGAAGTTCCATCTAGAAACACTACCTGTATCATATGCACCGGAAAG GGATCAATGTGTTGTTCTGATTGTCAAGGAACAGGCTTTCGTGCAAAGTGGTTGGGAGAACCTCCTACTTCCTAG
- the LOC106762803 gene encoding protein TIC 55, chloroplastic — translation MALVNPFVSPTRTFLPLRVSAPPNKGLRWTVYSASFKPSLRSKHATCGAIADIKAAPLADSEADDAVLVVPTTEEEVKGEYDWTEEWYPLYLTKNVPEDAPLGLTVFDKQLVLFKDGNGQLHCYEDRCPHRLAKLSEGQLIDGRLECLYHGWQFEGEGKCVKIPQLPADAKIPRTACVKTYEVRDSQGVIWVWMSLKTPPNDSKLPWFENFARPGFRDISTVHELPYDHSILLENLMDPAHVPISHDRTDWTAKRENARPLSFEVIERTDRGFAGWWGAEKDGSRPNFLRFGAPCVLQNNREIVDKNGVKNYFSGLFLCRPTGQGKSMLIVRFGSTRSSSPLAKLFPEWYFHQNASKVFEQDMGFLSSQNEILLKEKVPTKQLYLNLKSSDTWVAEYRKWMDKVGHGMPYHFGHSTISLPKEPAVVEHAPAGLVAGQSASSPAKGGIGTMHAPNLANRYFRHVIHCKGCRTVVKAFHAWKNALSAVAVTLVALAILVSGKQWKAILLASASLCSVGVYACSSAIAMNTTNFLRTHRRL, via the exons ATGGCGTTGGTGAATCCCTTTGTGTCTCCCACTCGAACTTTTCTCCCTTTGCGCGTTTCCGCGCCGCCAAACAAGGGACTGCGTTGGACTGTCTACTCCGCTTCCTTCAAACCATCGCTAAGATCCAAGCACGCCACGTGTGGCGCCATTGCAGACATAAAAGCTGCACCTTTAGCTGACAGCGAAGCAGATGACGCGGTTCTTGTTGTTCCAACCACCGAGGAGGAGGTAAAAGGGGAGTATGACTGGACGGAGGAGTGGTACCCTTTGTATCTCACTAAGAATGTTCCCGAAGATGCACCCTTGGGGCTCACAGTGTTTGATAAACAACTCGTGTTGTTTAAGGATGGCAATGGCCAGTTACACTGTTACGAAGATCGCTGCCCCCACAG GTTAGCCAAACTGTCAGAGGGACAGTTGATTGATGGAAGGCTTGAGTGTCTATACCATGGATGGCAATTTGAAGGGGAGGGCAAATGTGTGAAGATACCTCAG CTTCCGGCTGATGCCAAAATCCCTAGGACAGCTTGTGTTAAAACGTATGAAGTGAGGGACTCTCAAGGTGTTATTTGGGTGTGGATGTCCCTCAAAACACCTCCCAATGATAGTAAACTACCTTGGTTTGAGAACTTTGCAAGGCCGGGATTCAGAGACATTTCAACAGTTCATGAACTCCCTTACGATCACTCTATTCTTCTGGAAAACCTGATGGATCCTGCTCATGTCCCTATCTCACATGACAGAACGGATTGGACCGCAAAAAGGGAGAATGCTCGGCCACTGAGTTTTGAGGTGATTGAACGAACTGATAGAGGGTTTGCAGGTTGGTGGGGTGCTGAGAAAGATGGGTCCAGGCCTAACTTCTTGAGGTTTGGTGCTCCGTGTGTTCTACAAAATAACAGGGAAATAGTTGATAAGAATGGTGTAAAAAACTACTTCAGTGGCCTGTTCCTTTGTAGACCAACTGGGCAAGGGAAATCCATGCTTATAGTGAGGTTTGGATCAACAAGATCATCATCTCCACTGGCAAAACTGTTTCCTGAGTGGTACTTCCATCAGAATGCATCCAAGGTTTTTGAGCAAGACATGGGATTCTTATCATCTCAGAATGAAATTCTCTTGAAAGAGAAGGTTCCAACAAAGCAACTTTATCTGAATCTGAAATCATCAGACACATGGGTTGCTGAATACAGGAAGTGGATGGACAAAGTGGGGCATGGGATGCCATATCATTTTGGTCACAGCACTATCTCTTTGCCCAAAGAACCTGCTGTGGTTGAACATGCACCCGCCGGACTCGTTGCAGGACAATCAGCTTCTTCACCTGCCAAAGGGGGCATTGGAACAATGCATGCTCCAAATTTAGCCAACAGATATTTTAGGCATGTGATACATTGCAAAGGATGTAGAACCGTAGTCAAAGCTTTCCACGCTTGGAAAAATGCCCTTTCAGCTGTGGCAGTTACATTGGTCGCTTTGGCAATTCTTGTATCTGGGAAACAGTGGAAGGCCATTCTCTTGGCATCTGCTTCCCTTTGCTCTGTTGGAGTCTATGCTTGCTCAAGCGCCATTGCAATGAACACTACAAACTTTCTTAGGACACATAGGAGATTGTGA